Proteins encoded by one window of Halobacteriovorax sp. GB3:
- the ccoS gene encoding cbb3-type cytochrome oxidase assembly protein CcoS: MNIIYFLLPLALLLGAVFIGLFIWATKQGQYDDLETPAHRMLLDDEEFKVDVALNINPKKESL; this comes from the coding sequence ATGAATATTATATACTTTCTCCTCCCTCTTGCCCTCTTACTTGGAGCTGTTTTTATTGGTCTATTTATTTGGGCCACAAAACAAGGGCAATACGACGACTTGGAAACTCCAGCTCACCGCATGCTCCTCGATGATGAAGAATTTAAAGTAGATGTTGCACTCAATATTAACCCTAAAAAGGAAAGTCTATGA
- the ccoN gene encoding cytochrome-c oxidase, cbb3-type subunit I, with the protein MSTEALENSKMEKFSYDDSLVKMFLGATVLWGVVALALGVTIAFQLAYWKLNLDLPWTTFGRLRPLHTNAAIFAFVGNAIFAGVYYSTQRLCKARLWSHFLGRLHFWGWQLIIVAAAITLPLGFTQGKEYAELIWPIDVAIAVVWVAFGANFIGTLVKRRERHIYVALWFYIATIVTVAVLHIVNSISLPVDFMQSYPVYAGVQDALVQWWYGHNAVAFFLTTPFLGIMYYFIPKAANRPVYSYRLSIIHFWSLVFIYIWAGPHHLLYSAVPEWVQTTGMVFSVMLWMPSWGGMINGLLTLRGAWDKVRKDPVLKFFATAVTFYGMATFEGPLLSLKSVNYMGHFTDWIVGHVHAGTIGWNYMMVAGMLYFLVPKLFRTKLYSVKLANVQFWSATIGLLLYMMSMWVAGITQALMWRAIDETGKLVYPNFIETVIKIIPMYWVRAIGGTFVLLGFLVMVYNLYKTIKAAPKAEKEEEFLAPAMDSSSLEPNATAHRKLEGLPILFTILTTLAIIVGGAVEIIPSLISDKFVEKNPKVKPYTPLEIAGRDIFIKEGCYVCHSQHIRPTPEEYLRYGKPSEAADSVYDRPFQWGSRRIGPDLAREGGKRNNMWHYKHMINPREVTQGSIMPNYPWLAKNKIQYNTLKRKLKVMKALGVPYSDEQIENAVSIAQTQAQEVAEDLASSGVDMSIKNKEMVALIAYLQRLGVDTAEEETQENVAESEQ; encoded by the coding sequence ATGAGCACTGAAGCCTTGGAAAACTCAAAAATGGAGAAGTTTTCTTACGATGATTCTTTGGTAAAGATGTTTTTAGGAGCCACTGTATTGTGGGGAGTTGTAGCCCTAGCCCTAGGTGTTACAATTGCCTTTCAACTGGCCTACTGGAAACTCAACCTGGATCTCCCTTGGACAACGTTTGGCCGACTACGTCCACTACACACTAACGCGGCCATCTTTGCCTTTGTTGGTAACGCCATTTTCGCAGGTGTTTACTACTCTACGCAAAGACTTTGTAAAGCACGCCTTTGGAGTCACTTCCTTGGACGTCTTCACTTTTGGGGATGGCAATTAATTATTGTTGCCGCCGCCATCACACTCCCTCTTGGGTTCACTCAAGGGAAAGAGTACGCTGAACTTATCTGGCCAATCGATGTTGCGATTGCCGTAGTTTGGGTTGCTTTTGGAGCAAACTTTATTGGAACATTAGTTAAGCGTCGTGAACGCCATATCTATGTTGCTCTATGGTTTTACATTGCAACAATCGTAACAGTTGCAGTACTTCACATTGTGAACTCAATTTCACTACCAGTTGACTTCATGCAATCTTATCCAGTTTATGCTGGTGTTCAAGATGCACTTGTTCAATGGTGGTATGGACACAATGCTGTTGCCTTCTTTTTAACAACACCATTTCTAGGGATTATGTATTATTTCATCCCTAAAGCGGCCAATAGACCGGTATACTCTTACCGTCTATCAATCATCCACTTCTGGTCACTTGTTTTTATCTACATTTGGGCAGGACCTCACCACCTCCTTTACTCAGCAGTACCTGAGTGGGTACAGACAACAGGGATGGTTTTCTCAGTTATGCTTTGGATGCCTTCTTGGGGTGGTATGATCAATGGTCTTCTAACTTTGCGTGGAGCATGGGATAAAGTTAGAAAAGATCCAGTACTAAAGTTCTTTGCAACGGCCGTGACTTTCTATGGTATGGCAACGTTTGAAGGACCACTACTTTCACTTAAATCAGTTAACTACATGGGGCACTTCACTGACTGGATTGTTGGACACGTTCACGCGGGAACAATTGGTTGGAACTACATGATGGTTGCTGGTATGCTTTACTTTCTTGTTCCAAAACTTTTTAGAACAAAACTTTACTCAGTAAAGCTAGCAAATGTTCAATTCTGGTCAGCAACAATTGGTCTTCTACTTTATATGATGTCAATGTGGGTTGCGGGAATTACTCAAGCTCTTATGTGGAGAGCAATCGATGAAACAGGTAAGCTTGTTTATCCAAACTTCATTGAAACAGTTATTAAAATCATTCCAATGTACTGGGTACGTGCTATTGGTGGAACATTCGTTCTTCTTGGTTTCCTTGTTATGGTTTATAACCTCTACAAGACAATTAAAGCAGCTCCTAAAGCTGAAAAAGAAGAGGAGTTTTTGGCACCAGCAATGGATAGCTCATCACTTGAGCCAAATGCGACTGCTCACAGAAAACTAGAGGGTCTTCCAATTCTCTTCACTATCTTAACAACTCTAGCAATTATTGTTGGTGGTGCTGTTGAGATTATCCCATCACTTATCTCTGATAAGTTTGTTGAGAAGAACCCAAAAGTAAAGCCATACACGCCTCTTGAAATTGCAGGTCGTGACATCTTCATAAAAGAAGGATGTTATGTGTGTCACTCACAACACATTCGTCCTACTCCTGAAGAGTATCTAAGATATGGAAAACCATCTGAAGCGGCCGACTCTGTTTACGATCGTCCATTCCAGTGGGGTTCTCGTCGTATTGGTCCTGACCTCGCAAGAGAAGGTGGAAAGCGTAACAACATGTGGCACTACAAGCATATGATCAATCCGAGAGAAGTTACTCAAGGATCAATTATGCCGAACTACCCGTGGTTAGCAAAAAACAAAATTCAATACAACACTCTTAAAAGAAAGCTCAAAGTCATGAAGGCCCTTGGTGTTCCTTACAGTGATGAGCAGATCGAAAATGCAGTTTCTATTGCGCAAACACAAGCGCAAGAGGTTGCCGAAGATCTAGCAAGTTCTGGTGTTGACATGAGTATTAAGAACAAAGAAATGGTTGCTCTCATTGCTTATCTACAACGTTTAGGAGTGGATACAGCTGAAGAGGAAACTCAAGAGAATGTTGCCGAGAGCGAGCAATAA